In Deltaproteobacteria bacterium, the sequence CTCGAGCTTCTGCCACGTCGAGGCCGCGAGGCCGGTGAAGGTCTCGGCGACCCCCTGCCCCTCGATCGCGATCGCGCTGTAGACGGGTTCGCTGCCCTTGGCGGCGATGCGCCGCACATCCTCGTCGCTGCGGATGCCCGGCAGATCACGCTTGTTGAACTGGATCACGACCGCGACGTCGTCGAAGCCGATGCCGTTGTCGGCGAGGTTGTTGCGCAGGTCGGCGAAACTCTCGTTGTTCGCGCGGGTCTCGCTGATGCGACTGTCGGCCACGAAGACCACGCCGTCGGCGCCCTGCAGCACGATGCGACGGGTCGCGGCGTGGAACACCTGCCCCGGCACGGTGAACAGCTTGAGCTTGATCGACATGCCGGCGGCGGTCGCCATCGTCAGCGGCAAGAGGTCGAAGAACAGCGTGCGGTCGTCGCGGGTGTTGAGCGTCATCAAACCGGTGCCGGTGTGATCGCCCATCATCGCGTGCAGCTGCTGAAGGTTCGTGGTCTTGCCGCTGAGCGCAGGCCCGTAGTAGACGAGCTTGAGCGTCACCTCGCGGTGCTGGATGTCGATGAAGACCATCGAACGTGCTTCGCCCGTGCGAGTCTAGCAGGACCGCGCCCAGGGGCGCGTCTTCAGCTGCGCTCGCGCGTCGGGGTCGCACGCTCGGCGCTGCGTCGCGGCAGCGCGCCAGTGTCATTGCAGGCCTCCTCGAGGGCCGCCAGCGCAGCGCGGACTCGCTCGCCCGCTGCACCCGAGGGCACCGCCGGCGTCTCGACGGTCACCAACACCAGCTGATCGCCCCGCCGCGAGCTCTTGCCGCCGGCGGCCGTGGGCACGCCCTTGCCCCGCAGCCGCAGCTTGGTGCCGCTCTTGATGCCCGCGGGGACCTCGAGCCACGCGTCGCCGTCGACCGTCGGCACCGACAGCCGCGTGCCCAGAGCGGCCTCGGCGATGCTGATGGTGGCATCGCAGCGAAGGTCGTCACCATCGCGGACCAGCCGCGGGTGCGGACGCACGTTGACGGTGATGCGCAGGTCGCCGGGCTCGCCGCCGAAGCGGCCCGGCTCGCCGAGCCCGGTGAGCACGCGCTCGGTGCCAGCCGCGGTGCCCGGTGGCAGCTTCACGTCGAACGCGCGGGCCTGTCGGCGCGAGCCGCTGCCGCGACAGTCGCTGCAGGGATCGATCTGGACCATTCCGGTGCCATCACAGCGGCCACAGCGGGTGCGCCGCGCAAACAAGCCCTCACCCTTCACCTCGCCGCGGCCGCCGCAGTTCGGACAGGTCTGCGCAGGCCGACCGCCGGCCTTGGTGCCGCTGCCGCTGCAGGTCGTGCACACGCCCGGGGCCTCGAAGCCGATCGCCTGCGTGGTGCCGAGCACCGCCTCCGCGAGGTCCACGCTCAGGGTGTAGCGGAGGTCGCGACCCTTGCGTCGCTGCGCGCGACGGTTGCCGAACACATCGCCGAACACGTTGCCGAGCAGGTCGCGTGCGCTCTGGCCGTCGAAGCCCTTGCTGAGATCGAGCTGACCGAAGCGGCGCTGTGCGTCGTACTTGGCGCGCAGCGCCGGGTCCGACAGGGTGTCGTAGGCGGCGTTGATCTGCCGGTAGCGATCCTCCGCGAGCGGATCACCGGCGTGGCGATCGGGGTGGAACTCCAGCGTGAGGCGACGAAACGCCTTCTTGATGTCGTCGGCGTTGGCCGTCGCATCGACTCCGAGCACTGCGTAGTAATCGGGTTCGGCCACGCAGTCCCTCGCGGATCACTCCGAGCCGGAGCCGGAGCCCGCCAGCATCGCCTCGTAGATCATGTGCGACGAGTTCTCGAGCGCGGCCAGTGCGTCGCGTAGCGCCACCGCCGAGGCGCTCCCGGCCAGCAGTGCCTCGAGGCGCGCGGTGTCGTTCTCGATGTCGTGCCGATCGACGTCGCGCAGCGCGTGGCCGTAGGCCTCGAGCGAGCGCTTGCAGGTGTAGATGAGGGTCTCGGCCCGATTGCGCAGGTCGGCGAGGTCGCGCTTGGCAACGTCGTCGGCGCGCTTGACCTCGGCCTCGCGCGCGATGTTCAGCAGCTGCTCCTCGGTGAGGCCCGACGATGGCGTCACGCGGACCTTGGACTCGCGGTTGGTGCCGAGGTCCTTGGCCGACACGCCGAGGATGCCGTCGGCGTCGATGTCGAAGGTCACTTGGATCTGCGGCACGCCGCGCGGCGCCGGCGGGATGTCGGCCAGCTGGAAGCGCGCCAGGCTCTGGTTGTCGTCGGCCATCTCGCGCAGGCCCTGCAGCACGTGCACGTTGACGATGGGCTGGTTGTCGACCGTGGTGCTGAAGACCTCGGACTTGCGGGTCGGGATGGTGGTGTTCTTCGGGATCAGCACCGAGAACACCCCGCCCTGGGTCTCGACGCCGATGTTGAGCGGCACGACGTCGAGCAGCAGCACGCCCTCGACCGAGCCCTCGAGCACCGCGCCCTGGATCGCGGCCCCGGCCGCGACCACCTCGTCGGGGTTGACGCCCTTGTTGGGGTCGCGCCCGAAGAACTCCTTCACCCGCGCCTGCACCATGGGCATGCGGGTCTGGCCACCGACCAGCAGCACGTCGTCGATTTCGCCGACCGCGAGGCCGGCGTCGGCCAGCACCTGCCGGCACGGCTCGAGCGTGCGCTCGACCAGGGTCTTGGTCAGCTCCTCGAGCGCTCGCCGCGAGAGCGTGCACTGCAGGTGCAGCGGCGCGCCGCCCTTGGCGGCGAGGAACGGCAGATTGATCTCGGTCTCGAGCGAGAAGCTGAGCTCCTGCTTGGCCTTCTCCGCGGCTTCCTTGAGCCGCTGGGTCGCGAGCTTCTCGGTGCGCAGGTCGATGCCGTTGGCGGCCAGGAACTGCTGCGCGCACCAGTTGACGATGACGTTGTCGAAGTCCTCGCCGCCCAGGAAGGTGTCGCCGGCGGTGGCCAGCACCTCGAACACGCCGCCGCGCAGCTCGAGCAGCGAGATGTCGAAGGTGCCGCCGCCGAGGTCGTAGACCGCGACGATGCGATTGTCGCTGCGGCGATGCAGGCCGTAGGCGAGCGTCGCCGCGGTGGGCTCGTTGATGATGCGCTCGACCTCGAGCCCGGCGATGCGACCGGCGTCCTTGGTGGCCTGCCGCTGCGCGTCGTTGAAGTACGCCGGCACCGTGACGATGGCCCGCGTGACCGGCTCGCCGAGGAACGCCTCGGCCGATTCCTTCATCTTCGCGAGCACGGCGGCGCCGACCTCGGCGGGCGAGTGATCGCGGCCCCACACGTTGACCCACGCGTCGTCGTTGGCGGACGCGACGATCTTGTACGGGATGAGTTTGATGAGCTCCTGCAGCGCGGGCTCGGCGAACTTGCGCCCGATCAGACGCTTGGCCGCGAACACCGTGTTGGTCGGGTTGGTGATCGCCTGACGCTTGGCGATCTGACCGACCATGCGCTCGCCGTCCTCGGTGAACGCGACCACGCTGGGGGTCGTGCGGCTGCCCTCGGCATTGGGGATGATCTTGACCTCATCGCCGTCCATGACGGCCACGCAGGAGTTGGTGGTGCCGAGGTCGATGCCGACGATCCGCGACTTGCCGCCCATCTGCGTCAGGCCTCCGAGTCCGTCGTCCCCGCCGGCGGTGCGCCGGTCGAGCCCGGGCCGGCGATCACCACCCGTGCGGGTCGCAGCAGCCGCTCGCCCATGCGATAGCCGCGCTCGAACTCCCGCACGACCACGCCCGGTGCGTGATCGGGCGAGTCGACCTGCTGCAGCGCGTCGTGGACCGCGGGATCGAACGCGACCCCGACCGAGATCACCGGCTCGATGTTGTGCTTGCGCAGCGCGCCCATGAACTCGTCGCGGACCATCTGGATCCCACGCACGAGCTGGTCGATGCTGGCGCCGGGGCCGGCGGCCTCGAGCGCGCGCTCGAGGTTGTCCATCGTCGGCAGGAACGACGGCAGCAGCTTCTGCACCGCCTGCACCTGCGCGTCGTCGACCTCGCGGCGCACACGCTTCTTGTAGTTCTCGAGGTCGGCGACCGCGCGCAGCCAGCGGTCCTTGGTCGCCTGCAGCTCGGTCTCGAGCTCGACCACCGCGGCCGCGAGCCCGGTCGCGGTGTCGGCCGCGGGGTCGTCGTTGTCGGCATCGCCCTCCATCGCGGTCACCGCTGCCTCGGCCTCGGCCATGGCGCGGTTGATCTCGTCGTTGAGGTCGTCCGGAGAGGATGGGTCCTTAGGGTTCGTCATCGCTTCCTCGTGCGGGGCCCAAACGAAGCCCTCGCGCCACCGCCAGGAGAAGTCGCCGAGGACGCGATGCGTCAGGGCCGAACCGCCAGCGCTCTGGCGGCGTATTCTATCAGAGGAATCACCGCGGCGTAGTCCATCCGGTCGGGCCCGATCACCGCGACCGCACCCAAGCGGCCGGTCGGTGGCGCGGACGACTCGACGTCGACCTCGTGGCCATGCGGCGTGGCGAGTCGTGCCCCCACCAGCGCCAGTCGCAGGCCCGAATCGTCGCGATCGGGATCGGCGCTCGGATCGAACAGCGTCGCGCCACCGAGCCGCACCGCGGCGTGGGGCTGCCCCGGGGACGCCGAGGCCGGCAACAGCTGCCACAGGATGTCGGCCAGCCGACGCTCGTCCTCGAGCCGCGCGAGCACCTCGGCGAGCCGCTCGCGCATGGCGGCCGCGCCCGGCGGCACCCCGCCCCCACTGCCGGCGATCGCGAAATCGATCGCGAGGTTCGCGTGACCGGCAACCGACAGCCACAGCGGATCCAGCCCGGCACCCGCGCACACCGACAGGCCCACGCGCACGACCTCCGCGAGGCGTCGGTCGACATGGGAGCGCAGCTCGTGTTGCAGCCGCGTGAGTTCGTCGTGGGCCTGCTCGAGCGCGCGACCGATGCACAGCGCGCGCAGGCGCGTCTGCAGCTCGAGCGCCTCGTCGGCGAGCGACTCGACGGTGGCGTGGCCGTCGAGCCCGACCGGCTGCACGATGCTGGCACCGTCGTCGAAGCCGACCACCGCGAGCGCGCGGGCGCTCGACAGCGGCACCAGCTCGAGCGCGCTCACGCGGCGCGAGCCCGGGTCGGCGATGAATGTGATCGCGACGCAGCCGCCGAGCTCGGCCAGCACCCGAACCGCTGCGCGCACGCCCTGCTCGACGCTGCCGGCCGGGCGCAGCGATCGATCGACCACGCGGGCATGGCTCGAGCGGGGCTCGGCCTCGCGCGGCATCGACAGCACGTAGTACTCGAGGCCGCCACGGGTCGGCCGACAGCCGGCCGAGCGATGCATGCGCTCGACCAGACCGATGCGCTCGAGCGCGGCGAGCTCGTTGCGGATCGTCGCCGACGACCACCCGCAGTCCCGCGACAGCGCCTGACTGCCGACGTCTTCGCCCCCGAGCAGGTACTCGCGGCATACCGCGCGCAGCAGCTCGGTCTGTCGCGGCGTGAGACGTTCGCCGTCCACGTCCGCGATGATAGCAGGCAAGCCCCAGCCCGTCGGGCCCGTGGATCGAGCGACGCTCGGGTCCGCGGCGGTTTGGGGGCGGGCCGGTCCGCGCGGGCCACGGCCCGCGGGGCGGACGCCAGCGGGCGCAAAACTCACGGCTGCCGCCACCCGCGTAACCGGGGCGCTATGCTGTTGCGTCGCCCCGCCATGCACTGCGAACGCTGCCGCACCGACGTCGACGCGCAGTACGAGCACCCGCGCCTGCGGCGGCTCGCGCGGTACTACCTGTTGATCCCGATCCCGTTCGTGCCGCTGTTCCCCATCATCGGCTCGGACTACGTCGTGATGCTGCCGCTGATGATGGCGTACATGTTGGGCATCGGGCCCGTGCTCACGCTGGTGCGGGAGAAGCCGATCTGCCCGGTCTGCGGCGCGCACGTGGTGACCGCGACCCCGACGTGATCCGAGCCGTCTGGGTCGGGGCCGCCGCCGCACGTCACAACAGATCGACGGCGATGCGGTCGTGCTGCAGCCATCGCGCCGCCGCGACCCGCAGGCCCCTGCCATCGCGCACGAGATCGCCCCGCGCGAGCGCGAGCTCGATCGCGCCGTCGCAGGCGGCGGCGTCGGGCCAGCGCCGGCGCCAGGCGGCCTCGTCGAAGCCGTCGAGTCGGCGCAGCCCCAGCCACAGCGCCTCGCGGGCGGTCGCGGCCGGCGACAGCGACTCGCAGCTCGGCGGCGCACCGCTCGACCACGCCGCCAGCGTGCGCGCATTGGTGCGGCGATGGACCGCACCGTCGCGATCGTAGCGGGCCGACGCCGCCGAGGGACCGAGGCCGACGTAGTCGATCGCGCGCCAGTAGCTGGCGTTGTGCTGCGCGTGCTGCCCGGGCCGTGCGTAGCTGGCGACCTCGTAGTGCCGTAGCCCGGCCCCGACCAGCGCGGCCTCGCAGGCCAGCAGCGCGTCGGCCTGCGCGTCGTCGTCGGGCAGCACCCGCAGACCGCGGCGCACGAGCTTGGTCCACGGCACCTCGGCCGGGATGTCGAGCGCGTAGATCGACACGTGGCCGACCCCGAGCGCGACCGTGGTCTCGAGGTCGCGGGCCAACGCGTCGGCCGACTGCCCGGGGTAGCCGACGATCAGATCGATGCTCACGCGCAGGTCGGCAGCGATCGCCGCCGCCACGGCGTGCCGCGCTGCCGCGGCATCGTGGACGCGACCGAGCTGTGCGAGCGCCCCGGGCTCGAAGCTCTGCACGCCGAGCGAGACCCGATCGACGCCGAGCGAACGCAGGCCGTCGACGAGCGCGTCGTCGACGTGCTCGGGGTTGAGCTCGACGGTGAACTCGTCGAGTGCACGCCACGGCGTCGCGGCGCGCACGCGGCCCACGACGGCCGCGAGCCCCTCGCGCCCCACCAGGCTCGGTGTGCCACCGCCGAGGTAGACCGTGCGCGGCGGCGTGGTCGGCAGCCGGTCGGCGCGCGCATCGAGCTCGCGCTGGAGGCCATCGACGAACGAGCGCCAGTCGGGGCGCCGTCCGACCACGAAGTCGAAGTCGCAGTACGGGCAGTGCCGCGCGCAGAACGGCACGTGCACGTACAGGCCCCAGCCTCGGTCCTCGTCGAGGCTCGGTTCGCGCCGCGCGTCGCCGTCCGCCGGCGCGGCGGTCATTCCGGGACGAGCTCGCCGAAGGCTTCGCCGTGGGGCAGATCGTCGAACAGCCGCGGCGCGCCGCCCTCGACGCGCTGCGCCGCCACCCCGCGCCACCACCACGCCGGCAACGAGTCCATGTCGATGCCGTGCCCGCGCAGCAGGCTGGTCTGCTCCTCGATGGTCTCGACCATCGAGGGGTGGAACGGCTGGCCGCGGCCGCGCAGCTGCGCCCCGAGCCAGATCGAGCTGCGCAGCGGCGTGGTTTCCTCGGTCTCCTCCACGACCGTCGCCATCGCGCGGCGCACGACGGTGAGATCGGGGAACTCGAAGATGCGGGCCTGGACCGACAGCTCGCGACCGCACAGCAACGACAGCCGCGCCGCGTACTGGCTCACCAGCTGCGACTGCAGCGCGACCGCGGCGCCGGCCCGCGCCGACAGCTCGCGCCGCACCAGCACCATGGTCTGCTCGGCGTTGGCGTAGACGAAGTCACCGACGCCACCGCGCATCAGGCCGAGGCCCGCCCGCAGGTTCGCCCGCGCCAGCTCGGGGTCGAGCCACGCCGACGCGGTCGCGCGCGCCTCGAGCAACTCGGTCAGCGCCTGCGAGCTCGGACCCAGCGCCACGACGACGCGAAAGCCGGGCATCGCGGCGTAGTCGCCGAAGACCTGGAAGGCGCCGATCCGTGACCACGCGGGTAGACTCCACGCGCCGGGGTTGTGGCTGCCGTTCTTCATTCGAACTGCGCCGACCCTTGTACCACTACTCGCGCGTCACTTGGTGGTGAACAGGGCATAGGCGACGTAGCCCAGTCCCGACACGGCCAGGAGGCCGAGGATCCACACCCAGCTGCCGCCGCGCTTGGACTCGTCACTCACCACCGAGTGTCCGAAGGTGCGCCCACTGGCGGCATCGGGTGCGATTGCGGCCAACGGTCCGGTGGTCGCCACCGGGTGCCGTCCCGAGCCCGGGGTCGGGTTGCGCGCGGGCCGGACCACGGGCCGCGAGCCGGTGCCCGGGCGTCGGCGCGAACGATCGCCCTCCGGTGCCTGCACCGCGCGGTGGACCCCCGACCGGGTCGGGTCAGCGCCCTCGCGCGCGTCCTCGCTCGCGCCCGTGGGCTTGGGCGGACGCGCCGGCGGCGATGCGGTCGGCGGCGGCACGTCGCGCGCCACCGGGTGCGGTGCCGATTCGTCGAAGCGGGCCTGGCTGACCAGTGCCTCGATGTTGCCGATCGTCATCGGCCGCTTGCGTGGCTGGGGATTGCCGGCCTCGACCGTGCGGGCCCACTCGGGCACGTCGTCGTCGCCGGCCTCCGGCACGGCATCGAAGGCGGCGAAGTCGAGTGCCTGATCGAGGTCGCTGTACTCGTCGTCGTAGTCGACGTTGGCGGGTGCGCCCTCGCCGAACAGCTCCGACATCACGGCGCTCAATCGCCGCGGTGTCCACGACAGCCCCGCCTCGGTGAGGAAGGCCTCGAGGTCGCGGAAGAAGTGATCGCAGTTCTGGTAGCGATCGGCGGGATCGACCTCGAGCGCCCGCATGATGATCGCCTCGAGCGCGGGCGGGAACTTCGGATCGACGAAGGTCGGTGCCGGGATGTCGCCCTCGAGCACGCGGCGCGTGACCTCTTCGCGGGCGCCGCGGAAGAGTCGACGGCCGAGGCATAGCTCGTAGAGCACGACCCCGAGCGGGAAGATGTCGGCGCGCTGATCGATGGGGTGGCCGAGCAGCTGCTCGGGCGCCATGTACGACAGCTTGCCGGCGACCTGTCCCTTCTTGGCGACCGCCGACGCGCGGGTGGCAGCGATGCCGAAGTCGAGGATCTTGCACACGCCGTCGTAGCCGACGTGGATGTTGGTGGGGTTGATGTCGCGGTGGACCAGGCCGAGCGGCGTGCCGTCCTCGGTGGTGCGGCTGTGCACGTAGTGCAGCCCCTCGCACGACTGCATGATGATGCCGATCGACAGCTCCAGCGGGATGCCGCGCCCGGCCGCCGCCGCGCGGCGCATCACGTTGACGAGCTCCTCGCCCTTGAGCAGCTCCATCGCGATGAAGTACTCGCCGCCGAGCTCGCCGAGGTCGTAGGTGTGGACGACGTTGTTGTGGGTCAGCGTCGCCGCGACCCGGGCCTCGTCGAGGAACATGCCCACGACCTCGGGCCGCGCCGCGAACTCCTGCCGCAGCGTCTTGACCACGAGCTCCTTCGCGAAGCCCTCGATGCCGGCATACTGCGCGCGATAGATCTCGGCCATGCCGCCGGTCGCGATGTGCTCGACCAGGACGTACTTGTCACCGAAGGGCGTGGGCTCGATGTTGCTCAACGTCGCATCCTTAGCCTATCGGATCGGCCGACGCGAGGCCATCCTCGCGAACGGGGTGCTCACCACTCTCGCTCCGCGCGGAGCGCCCGGCCCATGAGGGCATCGACCGCATCGCGCACTGCGAGTCCGCCGTAGAGGATGGCGTGCATGGTCGCGACGAGCGGCATCTCGACCTGCTCGCGCGCGGCCAGTCGGTGGGCCGACAGCGTGTTCTTCACGCCCTCGGCGACCATGCCCATCTCGGTGAGGATCTCGTCGAGCGTGCGACCCTGCCCCAGCGCGATGCCGACACGGCGGTTGCGAGAGAGTCCGCCGGTGCAGGTCAACACCAGATCTCCCATGCCTGCGAGGCCCGACAACGTGGCCGGGTGGGCACCGAGCTTGGTCGCCAGGCGGCTGATCTCCGCGAGCCCGCGGGTGATGAGGCCCGCGCGCGCGTTCTGTCCGAGACCCGCACCGTCGCCGATGCCCGCGGCCAACGCGATGACGTTCTTGAGCACGCCACCGAGCTCGACGCCGACGACATCGTCGGTGACGTAGGCCCGGATGCCGTCACCCGAGAGCATGCGCTGCACGGCCAGGCGCACGTCCTCGGAGTGGGCCGCGACCACCACCGTGGTCGGCAGCCCGGCAGCGACCTCGGCCGCGAAGCTGGGCCCGCCCAGTGCCGCGACGCGCTCGCGATGCACCGGCGGGAGCTCGTCATGCAGCACCTCGTGCATGCTCGCGAGCGAGTCGACCTCGATGCCCTTGGCGGCGATCAAATAGTAGGGCGGCGGATCACCGACCACCGTCGCGAGCGCTCGGATCGCGTCGCGCATCGCATGGGAAGGGATCGCGCACACCACCAGCTCGGCGCCCGCGACGGCGTCGCGCATCGACGCGGTCGCGTGCAGCGACGCGGGGAACGGAGCATCGGGCAGGTAGCGCGTGTTCCTGCGTTGGTCCTGCATCTGCTCGACGTGCTCGGCCGAGCGCGCCCACAGCTGCGTGTCGTAGCCGCGACGCGCGAGGTGGATCGCCAGCGCAGTGCCCCAGCTGCCCGCGCCGAGCACGGCCACGCGCCCCTTCGACCCCTGCCCGCCCGCGTCGCCTGCCGCCGCCATCGTGGGCGCGTTTTTACAACGGCACCGGGCCCCGCGTCCGCAGCCTCCGCGGGCCGACCGCCGCGCCGGGGACCCACCGGCCCGGGGGTCGCCGGCCGAGGGCAGGAATGGCGGCTTTCCGAGGTCCGCCAGTTGCGCGCACGCCGGAATTCACCGTAGGGTGATCGCGCCATGCGCAGATTCCCCCTGCCTCGACCTGCCGCGTTCCACCCCTCCCTCCTCGCGCCAGCCCTGTGGGCGTGGTCGGCGATGGTCGCCGTCGGCGGCTGCGGCTCGAAGGTCGATGCGGGCGAGACCAACGCCGAGTACGGCGACGGCGACGGCGACGGCGGCAGCTCGAGCGGCAGCAGCGGTGGAGGCGGCAGCGCGAGCAACTCGGGCACCGGCAGCAGTGCGTCGACCACGGTGGGGACGAGCGCGGGCACCTCGATGTCGACCACCGACGACACCGCCGCGGACACGATGAGCTTCATCGGCCAGCCCGACGACGGCAACGTCGAGGCGATGTGCGATCCGGGCCTGCAGGACTGCCCCAAGGGCCAGAAGTGCACCTCGTTCGTGTCGACACCGGGCGGTCGCACGGTCGACTCGACGCACTGCGTCGATGTCTCGGGTGACCACGTCTTCGGCGAGGAGTGCACCCGCGTCGAGGGTGACGACGACTGCGCGGCAGGCTTCTTCTGCATGACCGACGTCAGCGGCCACACCGGCATGGGCATCTGCCTCGAGTTCTGCGTGGTGAACCAGCCCTGCGAGAACGGCGGCGAGTGTTTCCCGTTCAACGACGGCGCGCTGCCGTTGTGCGAGGTCACCTGCGATCCGCTCGTGCAGGACTGCACGCCGGGCCAGGGCTGCTACGCGGCGTTCAACAACTTCGTGTGCGCGGTACCCGGTGCACCCGACGGCATGGGCGGCGATGGCGATCCCTGCGCGACGATCCAGGGCTGCAGCCCCGGCCTCATCTGTCGCACCGGCACCAACGGCTGCGTGAGCGACAGCGGCTGTTGCACGCCGGTGTGCGACCTCGCCGACGACCAATGCACCGATCCCGCCGAGGACTGCATCCAGGCGCTCGACGACCCGCCGCCGAACCTTCAAGGCGTCGGGTACTGCGGCGTCCCAGCCTGATCGCCGTCGACCCGCCACCCGCTTGGACGGCCGCGGCCACCGCGGCCACCCCCAACCGAAACGCGCGCGGGCCCGCCCCGCCCCCGCGGGCTTCGAGCGGCCCCGCGGGCTTCGAGCGGCCCCGCGGGCTTCGAGCGGGCCTTGCCCGGCAACCCGCCGCCGCCCGCCCGCGAGCGTGCGTCCGATCGCACGGGCCACGCAGAAGGTGATACCGTGTCGGGCGAACGTGGCCGCCGACAGCCGTGACGACAGCACACTGCTCTCGGCCTGGCGCGAGGGCGATGCCCACGCCGGCAACGAGCTGCTGCGACGGCACTTCGTGGCGGTGTACCGCTTCTTCTCGGCCAACCTCTCGCAGGCCGGACGCGACGTCGACCCCGAGGATCTGACGCAGCGCACCTTCGAGGCCTGCATCACGCGCCGCGACGCGGTGCAGACCGACTTCCGCGCGTACGTCTTCGGGGTTGCGCGGCGCCTGCTCTACCTCGAGTGGAAGCGCCGCAAGGGCGTCGGCGACGTGGTCTCGCCGTCGGTCGCCGACATCCGCGACGTGCGGACTTCACCGTCGGTGGCGGTCGCGCGACTCGACGAGCAGAAGCTGTTCCTCAAGGCGCTCGAGGTGCTGCCCGCGGAGTTCCGAGCGGTGCTCGAGCGCTTCTACTGGGAGGACCGGCCGATCGCCGAGATCGCCGACGAGCTCGGCGTGGCGCTCGGGACCGTGAAGAGCCGGCTGTTCCGCGGCAAGGCGATGCTGCGCGACTCGTTGCTCAACAGCAAGGCCCCGCCCGCGCTGCTGCAATCGGCGGTGCTGCGCCTCGATGCCCGGGTCATCGAGGGCGAGCCCGACGGCGGCTGATCGCCGGCCATGAACGAGCGGCGGCCCCGTGCTCGCGCGCGATCGCGAGGCGCTGCCGGCGGGGCGTCGTCGTCCGTCGCGAGCGTGCGGCGGACGACGAGCACACCGCGGGCCGTCAGCCGTTGGCGGGGATGGTCAGCACCGTGCCGTCGGCGAGCTGGGCCACCAGCGCGACGTTGCCGTCGGCGTCGTTGTTCGCGTACACGTTGACCTGGCCACCCGCCAGCGGCGTGGTGTCGACCGTGAACGTGACGTCGGGGGTCGCGTCGTCGTCGACGTCGACGCCGATCTCGAGCGGACCGGCCGGGACGTCGGGCAGCGTCGCCGAGACGCCGAAGTCGACGTTCTCGAGCAGCGCGACCGGGGTTCCGGTGATTTCCCAGATGTCGACCTGGCCGACCGCGGGT encodes:
- a CDS encoding sigma-70 family RNA polymerase sigma factor; translation: MAADSRDDSTLLSAWREGDAHAGNELLRRHFVAVYRFFSANLSQAGRDVDPEDLTQRTFEACITRRDAVQTDFRAYVFGVARRLLYLEWKRRKGVGDVVSPSVADIRDVRTSPSVAVARLDEQKLFLKALEVLPAEFRAVLERFYWEDRPIAEIADELGVALGTVKSRLFRGKAMLRDSLLNSKAPPALLQSAVLRLDARVIEGEPDGG